Proteins encoded within one genomic window of Methanobacterium sp.:
- a CDS encoding HEAT repeat domain-containing protein, which yields MEREENIKRLIQNLEDDDEYVQLQISELLEEIGEPAVEDLIQALDNKNSNVRKISALTLGKIGDPRAIKPLLKTMDDSNKWVRRHASGALGNMGESAVEPLVNSLKNDNWRVRGGSAWALGKIKSKDATDPLINVLDDDSGFVRSGAAWALGELGDKKAIEPLNKCTNDKSGFVQKVAKASLTKLQ from the coding sequence ATGGAAAGAGAAGAGAATATTAAAAGATTAATCCAAAATTTAGAAGATGATGATGAATATGTTCAACTTCAAATATCAGAACTTCTAGAAGAAATTGGAGAACCTGCAGTTGAAGACTTAATTCAAGCTTTAGATAATAAAAATAGTAATGTCCGGAAAATATCCGCACTTACTCTTGGAAAAATTGGAGATCCTCGTGCAATCAAACCATTGCTTAAAACTATGGATGATAGCAATAAATGGGTTAGAAGACATGCATCAGGGGCTCTTGGAAATATGGGAGAATCTGCAGTTGAACCACTGGTTAATTCTTTAAAAAATGATAATTGGCGTGTTCGAGGAGGCAGTGCATGGGCTCTTGGAAAAATTAAAAGTAAAGATGCTACAGATCCTCTTATAAATGTTCTTGATGATGATAGCGGTTTTGTTAGAAGTGGAGCAGCATGGGCTCTCGGAGAATTAGGAGACAAAAAAGCAATTGAACCATTAAACAAATGTACTAATGATAAAAGCGGTTTTGTACAGAAAGTGGCAAAAGCATCTTTAACAAAGCTGCAATAG
- a CDS encoding malate dehydrogenase, translating to MKVSIIGATGRVGRAAAFCLAEENSVGKLVLFAREESLCKIEGESLDIYDALAAKGIYVSIKTTCDLKDIEDSNVVVLSAGISRKAGEEREDLGVQNAKIVAEYAKKVAEIAPDAIILVITNPVDVMTYVALKASGFKKNKVFGLGNHLDSLRFKTYIAKHFHVHVSEIHTRIVGQHGPQMVPLISSTSIGGIPIEYYSAWDYFTGYEPFDIKKTIEKVKNAGSNIIGKKGATEYGPAFAISNIVTTILNNENKILTVSAYLDRDIEGIEDVCLGVPVKLGIDGIKGILPIKMSESERESFLKAAEIVKKDTDKLMKVLK from the coding sequence TTGAAAGTTAGTATAATTGGTGCAACAGGACGAGTAGGTAGAGCAGCAGCTTTCTGTCTTGCTGAGGAAAATTCCGTAGGTAAATTAGTGCTTTTTGCAAGAGAAGAAAGTCTTTGTAAAATAGAAGGTGAATCTCTTGATATTTATGATGCATTAGCTGCAAAAGGAATATATGTATCTATAAAAACAACATGTGACCTTAAAGACATTGAAGATTCAAATGTGGTTGTTTTAAGTGCAGGAATTTCAAGGAAAGCTGGAGAAGAAAGAGAAGATCTTGGAGTTCAAAATGCAAAGATAGTGGCAGAATACGCAAAAAAAGTGGCAGAAATTGCTCCAGATGCAATAATTCTGGTTATAACTAACCCTGTAGATGTTATGACCTATGTGGCATTGAAAGCTTCTGGATTTAAAAAGAATAAAGTATTTGGACTTGGAAATCACCTTGATTCTTTGAGATTCAAAACATATATTGCAAAACACTTCCACGTGCATGTAAGTGAAATTCACACCAGAATAGTAGGTCAACACGGCCCACAAATGGTTCCCCTCATAAGTTCAACATCAATTGGAGGTATTCCCATTGAATATTACTCTGCATGGGATTATTTTACTGGTTATGAACCTTTCGATATTAAAAAAACCATTGAAAAAGTTAAAAACGCAGGAAGCAATATTATAGGTAAAAAGGGTGCAACAGAGTATGGACCGGCATTTGCAATTTCAAACATTGTAACTACCATTTTAAATAATGAAAATAAAATATTGACAGTTAGTGCCTATCTGGACAGAGATATAGAAGGTATAGAAGATGTTTGTCTTGGAGTACCTGTTAAACTTGGAATAGATGGCATAAAAGGAATATTACCCATAAAAATGAGCGAATCTGAGCGTGAAAGCTTTTTAAAAGCAGCTGAAATAGTTAAAAAAGATACAGATAAACTAATGAAAGTTTTAAAATAG